One window of the Salvia miltiorrhiza cultivar Shanhuang (shh) chromosome 6, IMPLAD_Smil_shh, whole genome shotgun sequence genome contains the following:
- the LOC130990199 gene encoding nonsense-mediated mRNA decay factor SMG7, whose protein sequence is MTLLMDNNKDNPSRERVQQLFNKNVELENKRRKAAQARIPSDPNTWQNMRENYEAILLEDHAFSEQHDIEYALWQLHYRRIEELRALFNAAALASAGSPASQNGKGTVRAGPDRLTKIRSQFKTFLSEATGFYHDLMLKIRSKYGLPLGYSSDDPENQIPMSKDGNKSSEGKKGLMSCHRCLIYLGDLARYKSLYGEGDSKARDFAAASSYYLQASSIWPSSGNPHHQLAILAGYSNDELLSIYRYFRSLAVDIPFVTARDNLIIAFEKNRQSYSQLLGDGKAPAVKMQPARVPGKGKGKGELRPALKENKSVASAIKERAPNKSELFKAFITKFVRLNGILFTRTSLEIFPEVFSMVKNDLLELLSSGPDDEFNFGSDAAECRLAVIRMIAVMIFTGHNVSRESENQSYADILQRSVLLQNAFTATFEFVGCILERCNQLADPSLSYLLPGIMVFVEWLACRQDFAVGSELEEKQVSARSFFWNECIMFLNKLLSSGCVSITEDEDETCFSNMSKYDESETANRLALPEDFELRGFHPLLPAQLILDFSRKHLFGGDGGSRERISRVKRIIAAGKALANVVRVGPEGVYFDDRMKKFVFGVEPQTSDDHFLSSHLEPNVNDNLLDISAEGRMALAALPKIEVGMEAEDEDEVIVFKPPTTERLMDEFSSKLTSPEIFASAGGASKVDFGNEKGSISAVQDGFLLQSALTAGKKSSPTVFNTVANGTYQYQQPVQPSTSTWSAKQLPIVNGLAQLNLMENGSSLKSDLQDKFGVYQHVSVSMPYPQFVNAGPSHNYPVVIPQASVPSKFDSIIPSGSSIDGLAVKPSLVMPPGSKKNPVSRPVRHFGPPPGFGSVPSKVVDEPLFNSMPQNETSIPQIDDYSWLDGYQLSSSNHGVGFSNSANINVSTGISTFPFPGKQVPIQVQSDNQKGWQEHPFSEQMLHYEEQHRELQKGNQQHGLPQQQYQGQSLWEGRFFV, encoded by the exons ATGACCTTGCTGATGGATAACAACAAAGATAATCCTTCCAGAGAGCGTGTTCAACAACTATTCAACAAG AATGTTGAGTTGGAGAACAAGCGAAGGAAAGCGGCGCAGGCAAGAATCCCTTCAGATCCTAACACATGGCAGAATATGCGTGAAAATTATGAAGCAATTCTCCTTGAAGACCATGCTTTTTCTGAACAACACGATATAGAATATGCTCTATGGCAATTGCATTATAGGAGGATTGAGGAGCTAAGGGCCCTCTTCAATGCAGCAGCTCTAGCTTCGGCAGGATCACCTGCATCCCAAAATGGTAAAGGGACAGTTCGTGCTGGACCTGATCGACTTACAAAGATTCGTTCGCAATTTAAGACCTTCCTTTCCGAGGCTACTGGATTTTATCATGATTTGATGTTGAAGATAAGATCTAAGTATGGGCTCCCATTGGGATATTCTTCTGATGATCCGGAAAATCAGATCCCAATGTCAAAAGATGGAAATAAATCTTCAGAGGGGAAAAAAGGCTTGATGTCCTGTCATCGTTGTTTAATCTATTTGGGTGATCTCGCTCGTTACAAAAGCTTATATGGCGAAGGCGATTCTAAAGCCCGGGATTTTGCAGCTGCATCAAGTTATTACTTGCAAGCTTCCTCAATATGGCCTTCAAGTGGTAATCCACATCATCAG CTTGCCATACTGGCTGGATATTCGAATGATGAACTGCTGTCAATATATCGCTATTTTCGAAGTCTAGCAGTGGATATCCCATTTGTTACTGCAAGAGACAACTTAATCATTGCATTTGAGAAG AACCGTCAGAGTTATTCCCAACTGCTTGGTGATGGTAAAGCACCTGCTGTGAAGATGCAACCTGCAAGAGTGCCTGGAAAGGGAAAGGGAAAAGGGGAGTTGAGGCCTGCTTTAAAGGAGAATAAGTCGGTAGCTAGTGCAATCAAGGAAAGAGCTCCAAATAAGTCTGAACTCTTCAAAGCTTTTATTACAAAATTTGTTAGGTTGAATGGCATTCTCTTCACGCGCACAag CCTGGAAATCTTTCCCGAAGTGTTCTCTATGGTTAAAAATGATTTATTGGAACTACTTTCCAGTGGGCCAGATGACGAGTTCAACTTTGGTTCAGATGCTGCTGAATGTAGACTTGCAGTCATTAGAATGATTGCAGTTATGATATTCACTGGTCATAATGTGAGCAGGGAAAGTGAAAACCAGTCCTATGCTGATATTCTACAACGCTCTGTCCTGCTTCAAAATGCTTTTACTGCTACATTTGAATTTGTGGGCTGCATTCTTGAGCGGTGCAACCAGTTAGCTGATCCCTCATTAAGCTATTTGCTACCTGGGATTATGGTGTTTGTGGAATGGTTGGCGTGTCGTCAGGATTTTGCTGTTGGCAGTGAATTGGAGGAGAAACAAGTGAGTGCAAGATCTTTTTTCTGGAACGAATGCATAATGTTTCTGAATAAGCTCTTGTCTAGTGGTTGTGTGTCAATTACTGAAGATGAAGACGAGACGTGTTTTTCAAATATGAGCAAGTATGACGAAAGTGAAACTGCTAATCGTCTTGCATTACCTGAGGATTTTGAGTTGAGAGGATTCCATCCTCTTCTTCCTGCCCAACTCATCCTTGATTTTTCAAGGAAGCACTTATTTGGAGGTGATGGAGGCAGCAGAGAGAGGATTTCACGTGTAAAGAGGATTATAGCAGCTGGAAAGGCTCTTGCTAATGTTGTCCGAGTTGGcccggagggagtatatttcgACGACAGGATGAAAAAGTTTGTCTTTGGTGTTGAACCTCAGACTTCTGATGATCATTTTCTCTCCAGTCATTTGGAACCTAATGTGAATGATAACTTGCTAGATATTTCAGCAGAAGGCCGAATGGCTCTGGCTGCCTTGCCAAAGATAGAGGTGGGTATGGAAGCAGAGGATGAAGATGAGGTGATAGTATTTAAGCCTCCGACTACTGAAAGGCTTATGGATGAGTTTTCTTCAAAGTTGACTTCTCCAGAGATTTTTGCTTCTGCCGGTGGGGCTAGCAAGGTTGATTTTGGTAATGAAAAGGGATCTATCTCCGCTGTGCAGGATGGGTTTCTCTTGCAGAGTGCATTGACTGCAGGCAAGAAATCTTCTCCAACTGTTTTTAACACTGTTGCTAATGGCACTTATCAATATCAGCAACCTGTCCAACCTAGCACATCGACGTGGTCAGCAAAACAATTGCCTATTGTGAATGGCTTGGCCCAGTTGAACTTGATGGAAAATGGATCCTCACTGAAGTCTGATCTGCAAGATAAGTTCGGAGTTTATCAACATGTGTCTGTTTCCATGCCTTACCCCCAATTTGTGAATGCTGGTCCTAGCCATAACTATCCTGTTGTGATTCCACAAGCTAGTGTGCCTTCTAAGTTTGATTCCATCATACCTTCTGGATCATCCATTGATGGTCTGGCCGTCAAACCATCATTGGTCATGCCACCTGGCTCAAAGAAGAATCCAGTGAGTCGACCTGTTAGACACTTTGGTCCACCACCTGGTTTTGGTTCTGTTCCTTCCAAGGTTGTGGATGAACCATTGTTCAACAGCATGCCCCAAAATGAAACTTCAATTCCTCAAATAGATGATTACAGCTGGTTAGATGGCTATCAGCTGTCTTCATCCAATCATGGTGTTGGGTTCAGTAATTCTGCAAATATCAATGTCTCAACGGGAATTTCTACCTTCCCTTTCCCTGGGAAGCAGGTGCCGATACAAGTGCAGAGTGATAATCAGAAAGGCTGGCAGGAGCATCCCTTTTCGGAACAGATGCTGCACTATGAGGAGCAGCATAGAGAACTTCAGAAAGGAAACCAACAGCATGGCTTGCCGCAGCAGCAGTATCAAGGACAGTCACTTTGGGAAGGTCGTTTCTTTGTGTGA